In a single window of the Bradyrhizobium erythrophlei genome:
- a CDS encoding SDR family NAD(P)-dependent oxidoreductase, giving the protein MPNATHNGPRRTLLLTGASRGIGHATAIRFSSAGWRVITCSRHPFPEECPWGAGPEDHIQVDFADHADTTRAISEIRERLEGGTLHALVNNAAISPKAAGGGRLGSIDTDIDTWSHVFRVNFFAPIMMARGLIEELKATKGSVVNVTSIAGSRVHPFAGAAYATSKAALASLTREMASDFGRVGIRVNSIAPGEIDTSILSPGTEKIVAEQIPLHRLGTPDEVAKIIYVLCTETSSYVNGAEIHINGGQHV; this is encoded by the coding sequence ATGCCGAATGCGACCCACAATGGACCGCGGCGAACGCTGCTTCTGACCGGAGCCAGCCGCGGCATCGGCCATGCCACCGCGATCCGCTTTTCCTCGGCTGGCTGGCGCGTCATCACCTGCTCGCGGCATCCCTTCCCCGAGGAATGCCCGTGGGGCGCCGGCCCCGAGGATCACATCCAGGTCGACTTCGCCGACCACGCCGACACCACGCGGGCGATTTCCGAAATCCGCGAGCGGCTGGAAGGCGGCACGCTGCATGCGCTGGTCAACAACGCCGCCATTTCGCCGAAGGCCGCCGGCGGTGGACGGCTTGGCTCGATCGACACCGACATCGACACCTGGAGCCATGTGTTCCGGGTCAATTTCTTCGCGCCGATCATGATGGCGCGCGGGCTGATCGAGGAACTGAAGGCCACCAAGGGCTCGGTGGTCAACGTCACCTCGATCGCGGGCTCGCGTGTGCATCCATTCGCGGGCGCGGCCTACGCGACCTCGAAGGCGGCGCTGGCTTCCCTGACTCGCGAGATGGCGTCAGATTTCGGCCGCGTCGGCATTCGCGTCAATTCGATCGCACCGGGCGAGATCGACACCTCGATCCTGTCTCCGGGCACCGAGAAGATCGTCGCCGAGCAGATCCCGCTGCACCGGCTCGGCACGCCGGACGAAGTTGCGAAGATCATCTACGTGCTGTGCACGGAGACCAGTTCCTACGTCAACGGCGCCGAGATCCATATCAACGGCGGCCAGCACGTGTAG